ATGAGGACGACGATGCATTGTAGCCATGTGACCCATGGAAAATATAGAACGATGGCCCCGGCCGTGACAGGATCGGCAGTGTGACTTCCTTCAACTGCAAGACGTTCATGAACTGCACGACGGATGGCCGCACGCTCGGGTCAGGGTGCGTGCACCACAGCCCGACAACCAGCGCGCGGTGCACCTGCCACTTACCATCATGGCCGTCGCTGAGCTGCTCGTCTCCCTTTAGTCTTCTGTCCACTGCCTCGACGATGGCACTCTTCTCATACAGGTCCCAAACCCACTTGAGAAGCGGGATGGCCACTTTGTCAACTGCTGCAGCTGGTTGCTCCGTGTCGATGTCCATGTCCGGCCGCCTGCTGGACACGACCTCCAGCAGAACCATGCCGAAGCTATAGATGTCAGATTCTGTGGTTGGCCGGCGTGTGCGGATGAACTCCGGGTCTATGTACCCTGCGGTGCCCATGACAACCTGGGTGGTCCGTGGCCCGGCTCCATGGTCCACAAGCCTCGCCAGCCCGAAATCCCCCAACTTTGTGTTGCACGATGAGTCGAGGAGGATGTTGCTGGGTTTGATGTCGCCGTGCAGCACGCATTGATCCCACTCCATGTGAAGATAGCGTAGTGCAGATCCCAGGCCAATGATAATTTTGTATCTGTTAGTATAATTCAACCAGGTTAATTACCATATATAAGAATTGGAATGAAAAGGAGAAATTAGTTTTGTTGCGTACCTTTGTGCCCAAGTGAGACAGCTGGTGTGTATATGTCGGTCAAGGCTGCCTTCGGGCACGAGTTGGTAGACGAGCAAGAGCCCTTTGGGGCTATCTGACCAACCTAACAAGTGCACAAGGTTCCGGTGCCTCAGCCGGCTTATGATCTTCACTTCCGACTCGAACTCTTTCCTCCCTTGTGCAGATGATTCTGCGGAGAGCATCTTGATGGCCACCGGACCGTCTTGGTCGCTCAGGCTGCCCTGATAGACATTGCCGAAGCCCCCATGCCCGAGTTTCTCCTCCTCTGCAAAGCCCTTGGTGGCAGCGGCAAGCTCACGGTAGGAGTATCGCCTAGGGCCCACTCCTCTCTCAAACTCAGCTTGATCATGTTCTTCGCCGCCGTCAGAATTCCATTTGCCTCGCCGATAGACTAGGATGGCGACGGTGCAGAGCAAAGCAAGAAAAGCTACTACCACGGAAGGCACCAGCACGGGCACTAGCTGTCGTAGCCGGCGTGAATTGGTAGCTTGTACAGTGGCGTCTACTAGAGTGGAGCTAAACGACCAAGACAACACCTGATGTAGGTCGATGCACACACCACTTGCTCCAGAGAAGCCGACCGCAACCTGCTGGGGCAAATCCTTCTTGATGTCCACCGGTGTGTTCACTGTGTACCACTCCCCGTCGCCGCTGATCTGGAGGCGAGCGACTAGAACACCCGTACGGT
This window of the Triticum dicoccoides isolate Atlit2015 ecotype Zavitan unplaced genomic scaffold, WEW_v2.0 scaffold27933, whole genome shotgun sequence genome carries:
- the LOC119345759 gene encoding L-type lectin-domain containing receptor kinase IX.1-like, with the translated sequence MAATHQILPVSMYIICLCYLLSLASAPPGLATALSFNFNFSSSNSVDPCDTDLRCERDARMGSGAIDLTKNELRNNIYSAGRASYGRPVPLWNNATGEVASFSSNFTFQIRPQDEPSDPVCDGSGGMGDGMAFFLARYPSRIPPNSYGMNLSLFNDSNNLNATGDDRVVAVEFDTYLSSSIDHSNNHVGIDVNSINSKAYKNVSTRLGSNNAVVTAEVTYDNRTGVLVARLQISGDGEWYTVNTPVDIKKDLPQQVAVGFSGASGVCIDLHQVLSWSFSSTLVDATVQATNSRRLRQLVPVLVPSVVVAFLALLCTVAILVYRRGKWNSDGGEEHDQAEFERGVGPRRYSYRELAAATKGFAEEEKLGHGGFGNVYQGSLSDQDGPVAIKMLSAESSAQGRKEFESEVKIISRLRHRNLVHLLGWSDSPKGLLLVYQLVPEGSLDRHIHTSCLTWAQRYKIIIGLGSALRYLHMEWDQCVLHGDIKPSNILLDSSCNTKLGDFGLARLVDHGAGPRTTQVVMGTAGYIDPEFIRTRRPTTESDIYSFGMVLLEVVSSRRPDMDIDTEQPAAAVDKVAIPLLKWVWDLYEKSAIVEAVDRRLKGDEQLSDGHDGKWQVHRALVVGLWCTHPDPSVRPSVVQFMNVLQLKEVTLPILSRPGPSFYIFHGSHGYNASSS